The Halorientalis sp. IM1011 genome window below encodes:
- a CDS encoding Rid family detoxifying hydrolase: MKRTVSTDDAPAAVGAYSQATATDSLVFTAGQIPLTPDGELLDDAPIADQTEQALDNLRAIVEEAGATMDDVLKVTVYMADIDDFEAMNETYATYFEDEPPARSAVEVGALPKGVGVEIEAVVTT; encoded by the coding sequence ATGAAACGCACCGTCAGCACCGACGACGCGCCCGCGGCGGTCGGGGCCTACAGTCAGGCCACCGCGACCGACTCGCTCGTGTTCACCGCCGGCCAGATTCCCCTCACCCCGGACGGGGAGTTGCTCGACGACGCCCCCATCGCCGACCAGACCGAGCAGGCACTCGACAACCTCCGTGCCATCGTCGAGGAGGCCGGCGCGACCATGGACGACGTGCTGAAAGTCACCGTCTACATGGCCGACATCGACGACTTCGAGGCGATGAACGAGACCTACGCCACCTACTTCGAGGACGAGCCACCGGCCCGCAGCGCCGTCGAGGTAGGTGCCCTCCCGAAAGGCGTCGGCGTCGAGATCGAGGCCGTCGTCACGACCTGA
- a CDS encoding DUF4129 domain-containing protein: MQRRPLFVALVALSAALAFGVGATAVADLDSPSVTSGPVNTTNESANASAGGGAGGGGPGGVDPFGSVGGIYGLVAGLLPTVPPALLLILTALVVAALALAGLRHRRDGTDRPPEPEVSVDPERGRDDATGASAAISDAPPTDNDVYRAWRAMVSELDVTYGETTTPREFAREAVEAGADSAAVERLTDLFDRVRYGAVEPTEERERAARDALAAVEDGDAE; encoded by the coding sequence GTGCAGAGACGACCGCTGTTCGTCGCCCTGGTCGCCCTCTCGGCCGCGCTGGCCTTCGGCGTCGGTGCCACCGCCGTCGCCGACCTCGACTCTCCGAGTGTCACGAGTGGCCCGGTGAATACGACCAACGAGAGCGCGAACGCGAGCGCAGGCGGCGGTGCCGGCGGTGGGGGCCCCGGTGGCGTCGATCCCTTCGGATCCGTCGGCGGGATCTACGGCCTCGTCGCGGGACTGCTCCCGACAGTGCCGCCGGCGCTCTTGTTGATACTCACCGCGCTGGTCGTAGCCGCTCTCGCGCTCGCCGGACTCCGACACCGCCGGGACGGGACCGACCGCCCCCCGGAACCGGAGGTGTCGGTCGATCCCGAGAGGGGGCGTGACGACGCGACCGGAGCGAGCGCGGCCATTTCCGACGCGCCCCCGACCGATAACGACGTGTACCGCGCCTGGCGGGCGATGGTTTCGGAACTCGACGTGACCTACGGCGAGACGACCACACCGCGGGAGTTCGCCCGCGAGGCGGTCGAGGCTGGCGCTGACAGCGCCGCAGTCGAGCGGTTGACCGACCTGTTCGACCGCGTTCGATACGGAGCGGTGGAACCGACCGAAGAGCGCGAGCGGGCGGCTCGGGACGCACTGGCCGCCGTCGAGGACGGTGATGCGGAGTGA
- a CDS encoding patatin-like phospholipase family protein, whose amino-acid sequence MSDETNVAIACQGGGSHTAFTAGALGELLPAIDRRGDRLVGLSGTSGGAFAAVAGWYGSLADDTTAPSVLEDLWTELAASGPLDRTSNDALVWTTYLENMGVPFPEISPYQYPFAAWGQDQLRETLTEVVDFDALPALATADTPELVVGAVDIEAGTFETFTGGDVTPTAVLASAAVPHLFPAVEIDGDSHWDGLFSQNPPIRDLFHVPYERKPEELWVVRINPQTRSGNPTSMREIVDRRNELAGNLSLNQELHHVERINEFVRDGYLPDDEFRETAVHQLGLPDEFSYASKLDRSPEFVEEMIELGRERAEAFLDDR is encoded by the coding sequence ATGAGCGACGAGACGAACGTCGCGATCGCGTGCCAGGGTGGGGGTAGCCACACCGCGTTCACCGCCGGTGCCCTCGGGGAACTCCTGCCGGCCATCGACCGCCGAGGCGACCGGCTGGTGGGACTCAGCGGTACCTCCGGCGGCGCGTTCGCGGCTGTCGCCGGCTGGTACGGCTCCCTCGCCGACGACACGACTGCGCCGTCGGTGCTCGAGGACCTCTGGACCGAACTTGCGGCGTCGGGCCCACTCGACAGGACGAGCAACGACGCGCTGGTCTGGACCACCTATCTGGAGAACATGGGCGTCCCTTTCCCGGAGATCAGTCCCTACCAGTACCCCTTCGCCGCCTGGGGGCAGGACCAGCTCCGCGAGACGCTGACGGAAGTCGTCGACTTCGACGCGCTGCCAGCGCTGGCGACGGCCGACACACCCGAACTCGTCGTCGGGGCCGTCGACATCGAGGCCGGGACCTTCGAGACGTTCACCGGCGGCGACGTGACGCCGACGGCGGTGCTCGCCTCCGCGGCCGTCCCGCACCTGTTCCCGGCGGTCGAGATCGACGGCGACAGCCACTGGGACGGCCTGTTCTCCCAGAACCCGCCGATCCGGGACCTGTTCCACGTTCCGTACGAGCGCAAACCCGAGGAGCTGTGGGTCGTCCGGATCAACCCCCAGACACGGTCGGGCAACCCGACTTCGATGCGTGAGATCGTCGACCGGCGCAACGAACTCGCGGGCAACCTCTCGCTCAATCAGGAGCTGCACCACGTCGAGCGGATCAACGAGTTCGTCCGCGACGGGTACCTCCCGGACGACGAGTTCAGAGAGACAGCCGTCCACCAGCTCGGCCTCCCGGACGAGTTCTCCTACGCCTCGAAACTCGATCGCAGCCCCGAGTTCGTCGAGGAGATGATCGAGCTGGGCCGCGAGCGGGCCGAGGCGTTCCTCGACGACCGCTAG
- the hemB gene encoding porphobilinogen synthase: MNITQRPRRLRRDGIRSLVSEVDLSASDLIAPVFVDATTDDRQPIPSMPGHERVPVDEAVARVEEVRETGVDAVMVFGIPESKDPRGTRAWAEDGVVQRAVRRITDETDAYVVTDVCMCEYTDHGHCGVVEERAAEDPTLTVKNDETLDLLTETAVSHAEAGADMVAPSSMTDGMVGAIREGLDGAGYSDVPIMSYAAKYESAFYGPFRDAADGAPAFGDRRHYQMDPANAREAMREVRLDVEQGADVLMVKPALPYLDVVSAVRREFDYPVAAYNVSGEYAMLHAAAEKGWLDLEAVAYESLLSIKRAGADLILTYFAEDVAAQL; the protein is encoded by the coding sequence ATGAACATCACGCAGCGGCCCCGCCGGCTCCGTCGCGACGGGATCCGCTCGCTCGTCAGCGAGGTCGACCTCTCGGCCAGCGACCTGATCGCGCCCGTGTTCGTCGACGCGACGACCGACGACCGCCAGCCCATCCCCTCGATGCCCGGCCACGAGCGCGTGCCCGTCGACGAGGCCGTCGCCCGGGTCGAGGAGGTCCGCGAGACCGGCGTCGACGCCGTCATGGTCTTCGGCATCCCCGAGTCCAAAGACCCCCGGGGAACGCGTGCCTGGGCCGAGGACGGCGTCGTCCAGCGGGCGGTCCGGCGGATCACCGACGAGACCGACGCCTACGTCGTCACCGACGTGTGCATGTGCGAGTACACGGACCACGGGCACTGCGGCGTGGTCGAGGAGCGCGCGGCCGAGGACCCCACGCTGACGGTGAAAAACGACGAGACCCTCGATCTGCTGACGGAGACGGCCGTCTCCCACGCCGAGGCGGGCGCGGACATGGTCGCGCCCTCTTCGATGACCGACGGGATGGTCGGCGCGATCCGGGAGGGACTCGACGGCGCGGGCTACTCGGACGTGCCGATCATGAGCTATGCGGCCAAATACGAGAGCGCCTTCTACGGCCCGTTCCGGGACGCCGCGGACGGCGCGCCCGCCTTCGGCGACCGCCGGCACTATCAGATGGATCCCGCGAACGCCCGCGAGGCGATGCGGGAGGTCCGACTGGACGTGGAACAGGGCGCGGACGTGCTGATGGTCAAGCCCGCCCTGCCCTACCTCGACGTGGTGAGTGCGGTCCGCCGGGAGTTCGACTACCCCGTCGCGGCCTACAACGTCTCCGGGGAGTACGCAATGTTGCACGCCGCCGCCGAGAAGGGGTGGCTCGATCTGGAGGCCGTCGCGTACGAGTCGCTGCTGTCGATCAAGCGGGCGGGTGCGGACCTGATTCTGACGTACTTCGCTGAGGACGTGGCCGCGCAGTTGTGA
- a CDS encoding (Fe-S)-binding protein, whose translation MVLPLQAGDTVTRPTMWQIGHLGEVVFYYLAAITVAVLIWGVYRRFDRYTQGDEDWFERLDDLGSRITEATKIVFTNEKQFDRDLYGGLMHSFILWGFLTLLIGTTILAIDMDFLEKGGKLLTGQSYSIFNGDFYLSYSLVMDFMGLLFVVGIGMALYRRYVVRNERLWGPNSSLEDHLFIWSLFLLGVGGFVAEAIRILGTSAVRDVSFETVSFVGWFLKDVFAAAGMTPETATALYPIIWWGHAINAFIFIAAIPYAKPFHMISSFANVVTRDEKAGKRLPGIPADLDADTGAESMDSFSWKEILDQDACTKCGRCTSVCPANGSGRPLSPRDVILDLKNYREHVDNGGDEKTIVGDSDDAVIQAETMESCMACMACMDACPVEIEHLKTFTRLNRQLTDEGEIQPSLQDVFQNVMQKGNTFGNSQRNRGDWAEDLEFDVADAREEDVEFLWYVGDYPSYDDRNKQVARSLAKLFQEADVEFGILYEDEVYDANDIRRVGEEFLFVEQAATMVENFQDVNFEKIVCTDPHSFNTFKNEYPEVDFEEFADDPMMDFDIEDDEWNPDAGIYHWTQAVEELVDRGKLGLTGTELDYTVTYHDPCHLGRYNDEYEAPRELIRATGCDLHEMPRNRDDSYCCGGGGGGLWMELEEEEKPSEERLREALEDTEAGNAVEKFVVACPMCMTMYEDGRKTGNFEDDIEVVDVAELLVEAIESGGVRAGAAAGGESAPADD comes from the coding sequence ATGGTACTACCGTTGCAGGCGGGTGACACCGTCACGCGGCCGACGATGTGGCAGATCGGCCACCTTGGCGAGGTCGTCTTCTACTACCTCGCCGCTATCACTGTCGCAGTGCTGATCTGGGGTGTGTACCGGCGGTTCGACCGGTACACACAGGGCGACGAGGACTGGTTCGAACGCCTCGACGACCTCGGCAGTCGGATCACCGAGGCGACAAAGATCGTGTTCACGAACGAGAAACAGTTCGATCGTGACCTCTACGGCGGACTGATGCACTCGTTCATCCTGTGGGGCTTTCTGACCCTGCTCATCGGGACGACGATCCTGGCTATCGACATGGACTTCCTCGAGAAGGGCGGGAAACTCCTGACGGGCCAGAGCTACTCCATCTTCAACGGGGACTTCTACCTCTCGTACTCGCTCGTGATGGACTTCATGGGCCTGCTCTTTGTCGTCGGGATCGGCATGGCGCTGTATCGGCGCTACGTCGTCCGGAACGAGCGCCTCTGGGGCCCGAACTCCAGTCTGGAGGACCACCTGTTCATCTGGTCGCTGTTCCTGCTCGGCGTCGGCGGGTTCGTCGCCGAGGCCATCCGAATTCTGGGCACCAGCGCGGTCCGTGACGTCTCGTTCGAGACCGTCAGTTTCGTCGGCTGGTTCCTCAAGGACGTGTTCGCGGCCGCCGGGATGACCCCGGAGACGGCCACGGCGCTGTATCCGATCATCTGGTGGGGCCACGCCATCAACGCCTTCATCTTCATCGCGGCGATCCCCTACGCGAAACCGTTCCACATGATCTCGTCGTTCGCCAACGTCGTCACGCGCGACGAGAAAGCCGGCAAGCGTCTGCCCGGCATCCCCGCGGATCTGGACGCCGACACCGGCGCGGAGTCGATGGACTCCTTTTCGTGGAAGGAGATCCTCGATCAGGACGCCTGTACGAAGTGTGGCCGGTGTACCTCGGTCTGCCCGGCCAACGGCTCCGGCCGTCCCCTCTCGCCGCGGGACGTGATCCTCGACCTGAAGAACTACCGCGAACACGTCGACAACGGCGGCGACGAGAAGACCATCGTCGGCGACTCCGACGACGCGGTGATCCAGGCCGAGACGATGGAGTCCTGCATGGCCTGCATGGCCTGCATGGACGCCTGCCCGGTCGAGATCGAGCACCTCAAGACCTTCACCCGGCTCAACCGCCAGCTCACCGACGAGGGCGAGATCCAGCCCAGCCTGCAGGACGTGTTCCAGAACGTCATGCAGAAGGGCAACACCTTCGGCAACTCCCAGCGCAACCGCGGCGACTGGGCCGAGGACCTCGAATTCGACGTGGCCGACGCCCGCGAGGAGGACGTCGAGTTCCTCTGGTACGTCGGCGACTACCCGTCCTACGACGACCGCAACAAGCAGGTCGCCCGGTCGCTGGCCAAACTGTTCCAGGAGGCCGACGTGGAGTTCGGTATCCTCTACGAGGACGAGGTCTACGACGCCAACGACATCCGGCGGGTCGGCGAGGAGTTCCTGTTCGTCGAGCAGGCCGCGACGATGGTCGAGAACTTCCAGGACGTGAACTTCGAGAAGATCGTCTGTACCGACCCCCATTCGTTCAACACGTTCAAGAACGAGTATCCGGAGGTCGACTTCGAGGAGTTCGCCGACGACCCGATGATGGACTTCGACATCGAGGACGACGAGTGGAACCCCGACGCCGGCATCTACCACTGGACCCAGGCCGTCGAGGAACTCGTCGACCGCGGGAAACTCGGCCTCACCGGCACCGAACTCGACTACACCGTCACGTACCACGACCCCTGTCACCTCGGCCGGTACAACGACGAGTACGAGGCCCCGCGCGAGTTGATCCGCGCCACGGGCTGTGACCTCCACGAGATGCCGCGCAACCGCGACGACTCCTACTGTTGCGGTGGCGGTGGCGGCGGCCTCTGGATGGAACTCGAAGAAGAAGAGAAACCGAGCGAGGAACGCCTCCGGGAAGCCCTGGAGGACACCGAGGCCGGCAACGCCGTCGAGAAATTCGTCGTCGCCTGCCCGATGTGCATGACGATGTACGAGGACGGCCGCAAGACCGGCAACTTCGAGGACGACATCGAGGTCGTCGACGTGGCCGAACTGCTCGTCGAAGCCATCGAGTCCGGCGGCGTCAGGGCCGGCGCGGCCGCCGGCGGCGAGTCCGCACCCGCCGACGACTAA
- a CDS encoding DUF6159 family protein, with translation MGIFSRLKMGWNLSMDSLRVLRKQPELTLFPVISGIAGLLFIALLFGGSYVLNLFEGATAYVVLFALYLGTSFIASFFNAGLVYSARESFEGREPSVKSGLAAAWRHKTPLFVWAVISATVGMLLRAIESDDSIVSSIVALVVSVAWSIITYFIIPVIVFEDVGPLEMFKRSGETFKNTWGETAGANFGVGLVSILFVLVGLAVAAVVFFALGGFGGGAGFVVAAVIAAVVILGAALLSTALGAIAKTALYVYATEGKRPPEFDNVDFDRGAR, from the coding sequence ATGGGGATATTTAGCCGCCTGAAGATGGGCTGGAACCTGTCGATGGACAGCCTTCGCGTCCTCCGCAAGCAGCCGGAACTGACCCTCTTCCCGGTGATCAGCGGTATCGCAGGGTTGCTGTTCATCGCCCTGCTGTTCGGTGGATCGTACGTCCTGAACCTGTTCGAGGGGGCGACGGCCTACGTCGTCCTCTTCGCGCTGTACCTGGGCACGTCGTTCATCGCCTCGTTCTTCAACGCGGGGCTGGTGTACAGCGCTCGCGAGAGCTTCGAGGGGCGTGAGCCCTCCGTCAAATCCGGGTTGGCCGCGGCCTGGCGACACAAGACGCCGCTGTTCGTCTGGGCGGTCATCTCGGCGACCGTCGGGATGCTCCTCCGGGCCATCGAGAGCGACGACAGCATCGTCAGCAGCATCGTCGCGCTCGTGGTGAGCGTCGCCTGGTCGATCATCACCTACTTCATCATCCCGGTGATCGTCTTCGAGGACGTCGGCCCGCTGGAGATGTTCAAGCGTAGCGGCGAGACGTTCAAGAACACCTGGGGTGAGACCGCCGGTGCCAACTTCGGCGTCGGACTGGTCTCGATTCTGTTCGTCCTCGTCGGACTGGCCGTCGCCGCCGTGGTGTTCTTCGCGCTCGGCGGCTTCGGTGGCGGCGCGGGCTTCGTCGTCGCCGCCGTCATCGCCGCAGTCGTCATCCTCGGGGCCGCGCTCCTGTCGACGGCGCTGGGTGCCATCGCCAAGACCGCACTGTACGTGTACGCGACCGAGGGCAAGCGCCCACCGGAGTTCGACAACGTCGACTTCGACCGCGGCGCGCGCTGA
- a CDS encoding PH domain-containing protein encodes MSGQNDDPGQGTQYTEQTQQGHGGNGTQSGTGSAGGGPSRPTQASMPLMDGEEVLIDARPAWSAYSLQLLVAILAFVGGLAAGDEAVIVGFLIAAAISGYVLYQRRKVRYVVTDRRMMKLTGISSKSTNEAWMLDVRGLKTGASLIERLLGHGHIVVSTDIMASGFGRFRVSGMTFGGISNYEEVAAVIRERQNDQKM; translated from the coding sequence ATGTCAGGGCAGAACGACGACCCCGGGCAGGGGACGCAGTACACGGAACAGACACAGCAGGGCCACGGTGGCAACGGCACGCAGAGCGGTACCGGGTCGGCCGGCGGCGGACCGTCACGACCCACGCAGGCGTCGATGCCGCTGATGGACGGCGAGGAGGTGTTGATCGATGCGCGACCGGCGTGGTCGGCGTACAGCCTCCAGTTACTGGTCGCGATCTTGGCCTTCGTCGGCGGACTCGCGGCCGGTGACGAAGCGGTGATCGTTGGCTTCCTCATCGCGGCGGCCATATCTGGGTACGTCCTGTACCAGCGGCGGAAAGTCAGGTACGTCGTTACCGACCGCCGAATGATGAAGCTCACGGGCATCTCCTCGAAGTCGACCAACGAGGCGTGGATGCTCGACGTGCGCGGGCTCAAGACCGGCGCGTCGCTGATCGAGCGGCTACTGGGCCACGGTCACATCGTCGTCTCGACGGACATCATGGCGTCGGGCTTCGGCCGGTTCCGCGTCAGCGGGATGACTTTCGGTGGCATCAGCAACTACGAGGAGGTCGCCGCCGTCATCCGCGAGCGTCAGAACGACCAGAAGATGTAA
- a CDS encoding SDR family NAD(P)-dependent oxidoreductase — translation MTDGVEPPELTADRILTLDDDRFTTDSVALVTGAGSGIGRATAVALAENGLAVAATDVDEEGLAGTTEKAEGMSVSGEIHEIVGDLTNDEDVRRIVDGAAEEGDLRYVANIAGLQHISPLPEFPMEKYDLLHDVMVRAPFLIAKLVMPHIRDTDDGVGAIGNMCSIHGHTATQDKAGYITSKFGLRGLTKSIAAEGDGPLRAFTVSTGYVKTPLVTDQIPDTAEERGITEEEVVEDVMLGESQVTEMMEPVDVANLFTLGFSEYGKHLDGGDLTWDGGHLSTYE, via the coding sequence ATGACAGACGGAGTCGAACCCCCGGAACTCACGGCCGACCGCATTCTGACCCTGGACGACGACCGCTTCACGACCGACAGCGTGGCGCTGGTGACCGGCGCCGGCTCGGGCATCGGCCGCGCGACCGCGGTCGCGCTGGCGGAGAACGGCCTCGCCGTCGCGGCGACCGACGTGGACGAGGAAGGACTGGCCGGGACGACCGAGAAGGCCGAGGGAATGAGTGTGAGCGGCGAAATTCACGAGATCGTCGGCGACCTGACGAACGACGAGGACGTGCGTCGGATCGTCGACGGGGCCGCCGAGGAAGGCGACCTGCGCTACGTCGCCAACATCGCGGGCCTCCAGCACATCTCGCCGCTTCCGGAGTTTCCGATGGAGAAGTACGACCTGCTGCACGACGTGATGGTCCGCGCCCCGTTCCTGATCGCCAAGCTCGTGATGCCCCACATCCGCGACACCGACGACGGCGTGGGTGCGATCGGGAACATGTGCTCGATCCACGGCCACACGGCGACCCAGGACAAGGCGGGCTACATCACCTCGAAGTTCGGCCTGCGGGGGCTGACGAAATCCATCGCTGCGGAGGGCGACGGCCCCCTGCGCGCGTTCACCGTCTCGACGGGGTACGTGAAGACGCCGCTGGTGACAGACCAGATCCCCGACACCGCCGAGGAGCGCGGCATCACCGAAGAGGAGGTCGTCGAGGACGTGATGCTCGGGGAGTCCCAGGTCACGGAGATGATGGAGCCGGTCGACGTGGCGAACCTCTTCACCCTCGGGTTCTCGGAGTACGGCAAACACCTCGACGGCGGCGACCTCACCTGGGACGGGGGCCACCTGTCGACGTACGAGTGA
- the ilvA gene encoding threonine ammonia-lyase, whose translation MLELADVEAARERVAETARHTPLEYSHSFSSMTDAAVHLKLETFQRTGAFKIRGATNRIATLSETEREAGVVTASAGNHAQGVALAATRIGVDSKIVMPEPAPVSKVQATRAYGAEVVLHGEDYSEATERAHEIEREENRTYVHAFDDPMVMAGQGTIGLEILEDCPEVETVVVPIGGGGLISGIATAIKGRNPDVRVIGVQAEGASSAAASLAKGEIVERDSVETIADGIATRRIGDETFPIIQERVDEVVTVSDEEIAVALTKLLERSKTLVEGAGAVPLAAVLEERFDYEEGEVIVPALCGGNIDLNQLTTVILRGLVKTGRYLRLRTVLKDRPGTLEELTNILSEHRANIYAIRHDRTSRDVAMNDAEVELDLETRGHDHVAIVLEALEEAGYETEVLL comes from the coding sequence ATGCTCGAACTCGCGGACGTGGAGGCGGCGCGCGAGCGGGTCGCGGAGACGGCCAGACACACGCCACTGGAGTACTCCCACAGTTTCTCGTCGATGACCGACGCGGCGGTCCACCTGAAACTGGAGACGTTCCAGCGCACGGGCGCGTTCAAGATCCGAGGCGCGACAAACCGGATCGCGACGCTCTCCGAGACGGAACGTGAGGCCGGCGTCGTGACGGCCAGTGCCGGCAACCACGCCCAGGGGGTCGCGCTGGCGGCCACACGGATCGGCGTCGACTCGAAGATCGTCATGCCCGAACCCGCGCCGGTCTCGAAGGTGCAGGCCACCCGGGCCTACGGGGCCGAGGTCGTCCTCCACGGCGAGGACTACAGCGAAGCCACCGAACGCGCCCACGAGATCGAACGCGAGGAGAACCGCACCTACGTCCACGCCTTCGACGACCCGATGGTGATGGCCGGGCAGGGCACCATCGGCCTGGAAATCCTCGAGGACTGCCCCGAGGTCGAGACCGTCGTCGTCCCCATCGGCGGCGGCGGCCTCATCAGCGGCATCGCCACGGCGATCAAGGGCCGAAACCCCGACGTGCGCGTGATCGGCGTTCAGGCCGAAGGAGCCTCCAGCGCGGCCGCGTCGCTGGCGAAGGGGGAAATCGTCGAGCGCGACAGCGTCGAGACCATCGCCGACGGCATCGCGACCCGGCGGATCGGCGACGAGACGTTTCCGATCATCCAGGAGCGCGTCGACGAGGTGGTCACGGTATCTGACGAGGAGATCGCCGTCGCGCTGACGAAACTGCTGGAGCGCTCGAAGACCCTCGTCGAAGGTGCGGGCGCGGTCCCGCTGGCGGCCGTCCTCGAAGAGCGGTTCGACTACGAGGAGGGCGAGGTTATCGTCCCGGCGCTCTGTGGGGGCAACATCGACCTCAACCAGCTCACCACGGTGATCCTGCGAGGGCTGGTGAAGACCGGTCGCTACCTGCGGCTGCGGACGGTCCTCAAAGACCGGCCCGGGACGCTGGAGGAGTTGACGAACATCCTCTCGGAACACCGGGCGAACATCTACGCCATCCGCCACGACCGCACGTCCCGCGACGTGGCGATGAACGACGCCGAGGTCGAACTCGACCTCGAAACGCGGGGCCACGACCACGTCGCGATCGTGCTCGAGGCTCTGGAGGAGGCGGGCTACGAGACCGAGGTCCTGCTCTAG
- a CDS encoding DUF58 domain-containing protein: MTGTVQRTRRWRGLGAAALLAGAFGLVTWTPALFPVAAVAVALLAYGRVVAPPSATLALTRSVSESDPDPGDDVRVQLTVENVGDRTLPELRLVDGVPPALRVVEGAPSLGTSLRPGGTATLSYTVEAASGVHEFRPATAVFRDAAGVIERRVEIEADDATELGESLRLADGRPLPLRAATAQFAGRRTVDGSGDGLTFRTIREYRRGDPLSRVDWRRRARTGELATVEFHPERSLPVVLVIDTRPVAAVAPTPDGETAIERSLSAAATLFGGLVTADHRVGIATLGPERAWLAPGRGRTHERRARELLSRSVERGASDGDEETAGEGSEETDAPDAGRAWLRERLPGTAEVIVVTPAVDDAVAGLIEGLAALGRPVSVVSPDPTAETTAGRTLARLERRARLADVRAGGVPVVEFGPAEDVERAIATTRWSR; this comes from the coding sequence GTGACCGGGACCGTCCAGCGAACGAGGCGCTGGCGCGGACTCGGGGCCGCTGCGTTGCTCGCCGGCGCGTTCGGACTGGTCACCTGGACGCCGGCGCTGTTCCCCGTCGCCGCCGTCGCGGTCGCGTTGCTCGCGTACGGGCGGGTCGTCGCGCCCCCGTCCGCGACGCTCGCGCTCACCCGGTCGGTCAGTGAGTCGGACCCGGACCCCGGCGACGACGTGCGGGTCCAGCTCACGGTCGAGAACGTCGGTGATCGGACGCTTCCGGAACTGCGACTGGTCGACGGCGTGCCACCCGCGCTCCGGGTCGTCGAGGGCGCGCCGAGTCTCGGGACGAGCCTGCGCCCCGGCGGGACGGCCACGCTGTCCTACACCGTCGAAGCCGCCTCGGGCGTCCACGAGTTCCGACCGGCGACCGCCGTCTTCCGGGACGCCGCGGGCGTGATCGAGCGACGGGTCGAGATCGAGGCCGACGACGCGACGGAACTGGGGGAGTCGCTCCGGTTGGCCGACGGTCGACCGCTCCCGTTGCGGGCCGCGACCGCCCAGTTCGCCGGCCGCAGAACCGTCGACGGCTCCGGTGACGGGTTGACGTTCCGGACGATCCGGGAGTACCGGCGGGGCGACCCGCTGAGTCGCGTCGACTGGCGACGTCGTGCCAGAACAGGTGAACTGGCGACCGTCGAGTTCCACCCCGAGCGGTCGCTTCCGGTCGTCCTCGTGATCGACACCCGGCCGGTGGCGGCGGTGGCACCGACGCCGGACGGCGAGACCGCGATCGAACGGTCGCTGTCGGCGGCAGCGACGCTGTTCGGCGGGCTCGTAACCGCCGATCACCGGGTCGGCATCGCGACGCTCGGCCCGGAGCGGGCGTGGCTCGCGCCTGGCCGCGGGCGTACACACGAGCGGCGTGCACGTGAACTGCTCTCCCGGTCGGTGGAGCGCGGGGCGAGCGACGGCGACGAGGAGACGGCGGGCGAGGGCAGCGAAGAAACGGACGCGCCCGACGCCGGTCGTGCGTGGCTTCGTGAGCGCCTTCCCGGAACTGCCGAGGTGATCGTGGTGACGCCGGCGGTCGACGACGCCGTCGCGGGTTTGATCGAGGGACTCGCCGCGCTCGGACGGCCGGTCAGCGTCGTCAGCCCGGATCCCACGGCCGAGACCACGGCAGGACGGACGCTCGCGCGACTCGAACGCCGAGCACGACTCGCCGACGTTCGCGCGGGCGGTGTCCCCGTCGTCGAGTTCGGGCCGGCCGAGGACGTCGAACGCGCCATCGCGACGACGAGGTGGTCGCGGTGA